The sequence below is a genomic window from Micromonas commoda chromosome 10, complete sequence.
gcccccggcggcggcgtcaaacGCATGGGCGTAGAGCCACGAATAATGGGCGTCCCGCCAACCTTTCGCGTTGCCAAAGTTCCCTCCCCCGCGTTCGCattcgcgttcgcgccccgTAAAAGATCCGTCGCCGcacccgacgcggcgaacggatCCGCGCCCCCTCCGATCCCTCCAATCCctccggacgcggcggtcgcctcgacggacgcgggcggtcgCTTGggagggggcggcgcgggcggcgcggtggcgaccctcgcctcctcgacccGACGCAGCATCCCCCCCAACACCCGACTCACCGTCCCGATCTGCGCTCGGTTAAGACCCGGCGCGAGCATCAGCGGACACGCCAGCGGCAGGCACCTGGACGCGATAAGGTTCACGCCGCCCACCTTACCCATGGCGTCCGCCACGCCCAGCACGCACATCaccgtggcggcggcgcggtcgttcGCCGCTATCCGGTGCaacgcgtcgagcgtcgcgtcaaACTCGGGCACGGCGAAGCACGGCGCGATCTTTCCCAGCGCAACCAACGCGTTGaccctcaccgcggcggccgtggtgtccaccgcggtcttGTGCAGCAAGGGCACGACGGTGCATCGCAAAGTCTCGGGAGTCACCttgtgcgccgcggccgtgACCTGGCGCAGGGCTTCCTCCTGTACGAGcacctccggcgcggcgacgcctcgcaGGACAGCCGGGAGGACGTACAGTTCGAAGGTTTCAGGGGAGGGCACGCggtccgcgaacgccgccgtggacttCAATATGGTGCCCAGCGTGTgacccgtcgcggtggcCAGGAGAGGCGCCAGGTGGGGCAGCGTCCACTCGCTGAAATCCGTCGGCGTCTGCCGCTCCGCGAGGTTGAGGATCAGCGGCAGCACCAGCGGCTGCAGCTCGGGCGTTCGAAGCTCCGTGAGCAGCGGGGGTAACACCCTGTACtgcgtcacccgcgcgtcgaacaGGTCCCAACGACCCTGAAGCGACTGAAGAAACGCGGCGCGAGACAACACGTCGCTCTGTATGAAACCGTCCagctcgcgaagcgcggcgaggccgacgtcGTTGGCGAACCACGCGTCACTTGTAACATCCGCCGAACCGATTCTTTTCCCCGGATCCTCGGCGCACATCCTCGACACCACCGACGCGCACCCGCCGACGaaccgcgcgttcgccagCCCGCGTCTGTActctccctcgccgacgtcgcccccgccgacgctcgcACAGCACGCCTCGCCCAGCAGCGGCGGATTTCCCGCCAACTCGTggacgatggcgccgaggGAAAAGACGTCGGCCGAACCCGTCGGCTccgccacgcccgcgcccacgtACCCGCCCTTCATCGCCCCGAGCACCAGCTCCGGCGCCACGTATCCCGCGGGGGGAACCAGCGGCAGAGGTCCGGTGACGAACGCCTCGCTGTCCGAGGAACCGTATCCCACGTTTAGCGGTTTATTCACGGCGCCCGAGGGTCCGAGGTAAAAGTCCGCCTGGTTGCCGCCATCTGTCCCGCCCCTGGCGTGCGCGaacgccccgacgccgatctTCCAGTCCCCGCGGCTCGTCACCACCACGCACCCCGGGTTCAGCCCGCGGAGCACCAGCCCGGCGGATTCGTGGATGAATCGTAGGGcacccgccagcgccgccgcgccgtgttTCACCTCGAGCTGCGAGAGCTTCGTCGCTGCGAGTCTCGCTCCCTCGGTTTCTCCGCGCGACGGTCCGCGTCCGGAAGACGaatcggcgccggcggctcccACGGCACCCCCTCCCGTCGCCTGCTCCAGCGACttggcgcgttcgcgtcgctttcccgcgaggttggcgcccTTGGCGAGGATGTCAGCCGCGGAGGCAAACACGGGttcggtgacgagcgcgagatgCGTTCGGGTCTCTTCGAGTGGCTGCTCCAGCCGCAGCACTCCCGGGTGCCTGAGTTTCAGCATccgcgaggcgtcgtcgcggatgaGTTGCAGCATCTGCTCGACCTCCTCCTTGGAGTGCCGGCCAtcctcggtgagcgcgcgctTGTCGAGGAGCCAGACGCTGACTCTGGAAttgggcgtcgtcgggtcagcggcagcagcggcggcagcggcagcCTTGCTCGTGGCGCCCCCCTTACACCTTCGCGTGGCGTCCACGACGGTGAACAGACACCCGGGTCCACCCGATGCCGCGaccggggcgtcgaggtcgtacTCGCGCGTGCAACGCAGCGCACCCGTggccgtggacgcggcgttggccacggcgcccttcgcgctGGCGTACGCCGAGATCCCAGCCTCGTGCGCAGCCTTGGACGCCTTCCCCGCGGCCGACTTGAGCGCGCCCTTGATGCTCTTGAGATCCATCGGCGAGAGCGGTGAGGCGAGGCGCGATAGCGAACCGCCCCGACCTCCctccgcgcctccccgccCCACGGGTGCCGATTCTGTGTTCGTTCTGGAAATTTTGTTTGTCGTGAGGCCGCGCGTCTGATGAGAGATCTCGGCATTAATCCGATCGACACGAGGTCGAGTGTTATGGCGGGCACGCGTTCAGCGACGGCtaaggctgcggcggacaTCGAGGATGCGaggcacgtcgccgcgccgatggctcacgtcctcctcgtctgCCTCCAGGCGTGCTGCGCGCTGGTCACCGTCATCGAACCCAACCTGCAcatcctcgccaccgccacgtTGGCGGTGTACGCGGGTGCGCACCGATCCAtcaagcccgcggcgcagggaAACACCGAGGCGATGACCAAGCAGGACGCCATGCGGTTCCCCGTCATCGGCAGCTGCGTCCTCTTCGGATTCTTCGTCCTGTTCAAGTACCTGCCGAAGGATCTGGTGAACAAGCTGCTCACCGGGTACTTCGTCGTGCTCGGGATCTTCGCTCTGGTCGGCTGCCTCTCCCCCGTGCTCGCGCGGTTCGTCCCCAAATCCTTCGCGGGCAGGGTTATGAAATTCGGAACCCTACCCACGATCCCGCTCATCACCGACGGACCGACCAAGCTGGAGTGCACGCCGCcggagctcatcgccggcgtcgccgcgtgcggctTCTGCGGGTGGTATGTGATGGAGAAACACTGGGTGGCAAACAACGCCCTCGGTCTCGCGTTTTCCCTCACCGGCGTCGAGTTTCTCACGCTGGACAGCGTGCAGATCGGCACCATCCTGCTCGTGGGACTCTTCTTCTACGACATCTTCTGGGTGTTCTTCACCCCCGTCATGGTCACCGTCGCCAAGTCCTTCGACGCCCCCATCAAGCTCCTGTTTCCGAGAGTCGTCGAGCCCGGGTCGAAGTCGCCCTTCAGCATGCTCGGACTGGGCGACATCGTGGTGCCGGGGATTTACGTGGCGCTCACGCTGCGAATGGAcctgcagcgcgcggcgcaggcgaaggCGGAGGGTAAGCCGGCGCCCAAGCGGTACTTCCCGGCGGTGATCTTCGGGTACTTTGCCGGattggcgacgacgattgtGGTGATGAACGTGTTCAACGCGGCGCAGCCGGCTCTTCTTTACATCGTGCCGGGTATCCTCGGCGCCAccttcctccgcgcgctcgtcgcgggtggAGTGAAGGAGTTGAAGGAGATCTGGGCTTTCGTCGAggccggggaggaggagggggctGACGAACCGAAAAAATCCAAGTGAGGAATACGCGCAGATGCTGTCACGAGTCTCAACAACTCTACCCGTAATCTTAGTCTTTCAACGATTGCTAATAAAAGGCGTGGTTCGGCGCTCCTCATTttcccgccaccgccgcctcccgcttctcctgcgcgagcttctccgcctgcgccagcTTCTCCCTCATCCTGTACCGCTGCATGTATCCCCTCACGGCAGCCTGCACGTAGAGCGCCGCGTGGAAGTGCGCCGCCGTGAACTTTGGGACGTCCTTGTCGCTCGCAAAGGTGGGCAACCTGTCCACCATCGAGTCTCTGACCTTGACCTCCTCGGACTCCGGCAGCTCCGTCCCGGCGATCCTCCCCGTCAGCGCGTGGAGGGTCTCGAGGAAGTGAATCTTGCCGTCGTGGTTGGGAATATCAACCGTCATGATGATATGCATGCATTTTGTCTTGGCCTCGCGCTTGCTCAAACCTCGCGTGCCCACCGGGtggtccatcgcgccgatAACACGTGGCAGACTTTCCGCGGGAATATAGTAGGTCGCCCTCGGATCCAGGCGCATCCAGACGTCTGTGAAGTGCATCATGTCCTCCTTGCTCACGCCGAGCTCTGATGTCTTTGAGTTGTTCTGGAAGTTGTCCAAGATGACCGCGATGACGAGGTTGAGCATGACAAACGCGCACAGGATGCAGAAGAAGCAGAAGAAGATGATCGCGCCCACCGGGTGCGGAGTGCACTGGTTGGTGTACAGGTCCTCGTTCAGATCCTGCCAGAATTTATCATCCTGGTCGTAGTAGGTCACGTCTCCAGTCGTCGGGTCCTGGTAATAGACGCACTGCTTTGTGATCATGCAGTCGTGCATGATGCCGTTCCAAGCTTCGCCAGTCGCCATGCGGAACAACGTCAGCATCGAGTACCCGAACGTCTCGAAGTTGGCATACCTGTTGAGGAAGTTGCCGGTGACGCGAACCTTACCGAACAGGTTCATGCCGAGAACGGCGAAGATGAAGAAGAACAGGAACAAGACGCTGCCCACGTTGGCCAGAGCCGGAAGCGAATAGAGCAACGTCTGGAACAACTTCTTCAGCCCCTTCGCCTTGGGAATCAGTCTGAAGATTCTCGCCACGCGGAACACACGGATGATGCTCAGATACGTAGCTGAGATGTCCGTGGTCAAGGTCaccgcgatgcccgcgacggacaGCGAGACAACCATGAAATCAAACGTGTTCCAGGGATCCCGGAAGTATCCGCTGGGCTTGAACGCGATGAGCTTCATGATCGCCTCGATCGCAAAGATACCCGCGAACCCGCAGTTGAGGAGGAACAAAACATTCTCAAACTCATCCGACATGTCCGCGTGGGTCATGGACATGACGAGGATGTTCGCCATGATGAGACACAGAATCAGCGTCTCAAACGATCGGCTGGTGACGACATCGTAGATGAAGTTGCGCATGCGGTTCAGTGGCCTGTTCGCCGTCTTCTTCAGCCTGATTCCCACCAACAGACGCTGGATCGTGACCCACGATTGCTGCTCGTCGGTCATGAACACGCTCTTCTCCTGCTTCTCCTTCATCTCGTTGAACTTGTCGATGGTCACGCCGACAAACAAGTTCATGACAAAGAAGGATCCCACGATGATGAAAAACGCAAAGAAGAGGCAGTAGTACGGGTTGTTATCCCGTATCGGCTGCAGGTCGACTTCGGTGGTGTCCGCGCCGTGGTACATGATCTCCAGCCAGCCCTCGAGCGTCGCCATCTCGAACAACGAGAGCATGGAGTGCCCGATGTTGTCAAAATCGTAATCGCGCGGGTTGGTCCAGTGCGTGTTGTACGCCCTCGGTTCGCACGTCGACTGGATCGTGTAGTTaccggcgccgttcgccgccgccagcgcgctcAGCTCGCCGACCGACCCGTACGCGGCCACCGTGGCCGCCCCCGGCGTGCACGTCCACTCGGCGCCGGACGTTCCCgtcacgcccgcgtcccAAGCGGCGGTGAATCCCACGCCAGCCGTCGTCTTGGCGCACGTCCACGAGTCTCCCGAGGCGCGGGGTAGGTCCATCACGCTCGTCCACGCGTTTCTGCTGGCGTACAGGGGATCGTCCTTGGCCGGGCAGTAGTAAAagtgcgcgccgtcgtcgcggaagCACCACTTCCTGGTCATGTCGGCGTCCTTGACTCCCATACTCTCCGGGACCAGTCGCGTGGACAGGTCGTCGGTGTCCGCGCAGTAATACATCTTCCCCATGAAGAGGTTGAGGCCGAGGATGCCGAAGATGACGTAGAACAAGAGGCACACGAACGCCACGTTGGTGATCCCGGGAACCGCGCTGAACAGGGCGTTGACCACAACCTTCATGCCctgcgctcgcgacgccatGCGCAGGGGTCTCAACGCCCTGAACGTTCGAAGCGCCCTCACCGCCATCAGGTCGCGCGAGGACCCGTCGCTGTACTCGATGCCGAACGCGATCAACCCCACGATGACGATGATGAAATCGAGCACGTTCCAGGCGCTGCGCAGGTAAGCCCCTTCGTgcgcgacgaagccgcggacGATCACCTTCATCATCGCCTCAAGCACAAACATAAAGAGGAACACGATATCCAATATGTCCATCGCCGTCTTGAGCTTATCCTCCACATTGGGCAGCTCCTTGTTGTACACGGGGGCGTCTTTACTGTACGCCGGACCGTCCACCGCCAGGATGATCGAGCTAATCAGGATCACGCCGATGATGAAGTACTCAAAGTATCTGTGGTAGATGACCTTTGCGATGGCCAGCCGCAGCGGATTTTTGGGGCCGAAGATGTACAGCGACCTGTGCTtgagcgcggggacgtgctTACCGTATAAGATGTGCTTTGGGTCCACGCCCTGCGCCTTGAGCTTGTCCAGCTCGCTCGTCTTCGGGTTGAAATCCTCAGCTTTCCACGCCGCTATTGAGTTGTAGCTCTTTAGCTTGTTTCCCTTCTCGTCCTTGATCGACGGGCCTTGCGAGCCCGGTCGGCTGCCAGCAttggcgcgcgaggacggcctCGACCCTTTCTTCCCCTCCCCTTTCTCCCCTTCCTCGTTATCTCCAGCGGCGAAGTTATCGAGGAGGATCGCAAGGAACAGGTTTAGGATGATGTAGTTGCCCAGCACCACCAGCACGATGAAGTAGATGCACGTCCACTCGCTCACGTGCCTCATGCCGTCGTACATCACCTCGTTCCAGTTCTCGCCGGTGAGTATCTGGAATATCGTGATGAACGCCCAGAAGATGTTGTCGAACGAGTGCCTAGCGTGGTCGCTCCTGCCGAGCTTCACCAGAAACTCCTCCGCCACGGGCTCCTCCGTTCGCTTGCCGGGGTTCCACTTCTGCCCGCTGTACTTGATGCactcgcccccgacgccctcggcgcccgtgAACGTCACCCACTGCCCAACCTGCGACGATTCGCACGGCGCGTAGCAGTCGAAGTGGTCCGGGCACTCCTTCGTCATCCCCGCCGGGCAGTTCTTagacgccgcctcgatgccgtagccgccgcAGTCGATAAACTCGTACCCAAACAGCTGCATGCCCAGCAGCGCAAACACGTACATGAACAGCAACAAAATCAGGGAGAGATACGAGATGCCCGCGAGCGACTTGAACATCGTGGTGATGATGTCGTTCAGCTGCTTCCACGACCTCGCCAGCTTGAACACGCGAAGCAGACGAAACGTTCGAAGCACAGAGAGGTAGTTGTTGCCGTTGTCGCTCGATATGAAACCCACGACAACCTCGACGCACGACATGAGCACTACGAACCCGTCGAATAGGTTCATCTGATCCTTGGCGTAGCCCCTCGGGCCGAATCCGATGAGCTTGATGATCATCTCGACGACAAAGTAGGCGAAGAGGAAAAAGTTGACGTACTCGTTAGCCTGCTGTTGCTCCTTTGGCATGCGGTTGTGATCTGACGCCATCACCACGGTGTTAAGGATGATGAGACCGATCGTGAGCTGCTCGAACCGGGTCGAGGACGCGATGTTGAAACATACTTTCTGCAGAGCGTTCTTGTGCGTCAccgccacctcgccgtcctgcGTCGGCAAGGGTAACTCCTTCTCCTCATCCGGATCCTCCCCatccgtccccgcgccggtgaagTACACGAAcagcaccgcgagcgccaagTTCACGGCGAAAAACGATCCGAagacgatgaggacgacgaagtacggccacgtccacgtcgtcacCGTGTCCATGACCATGTACATGATGTTGGTCCAGCCCTCCATGCTGATGCACTGGAAGATTGTCAGCCACGCCCACGCGATGTTGTCGAAGTTGCTGTACCCAAAGTTTGGCAGATCCTGCTTTCGCTGGGTGACGCAGTACTGGCCGGCCGGACACGAGttcccttcgccgccgtccccgcggtTCGGATAGGAGCCCAAACTAGGGCCGGAGCacagctcgtcgccgccctcgcccccctGAAACTCCCACACGGGTGCCGCGGGTagcgcacagctggcggcgcatCCCGTGTACCCCGCGATGTCCTGTAAGCCGCATGACGCGCACCCGCTCGCGGGGTTGGCCAAGATGGCGCACCGCTGCGACGTCTTCGACATGAACAGCTGTAAGCCGACGATGCCGAAGATGAAAAACGCAAAGAACACCAGGATCAAAACGTCGAGGAGCATCGGCAGGGACCGGAGCAGGGTCACCACGAGCTGCCGCATGCCCCTCACGCCGGTGATCGTTCGCAGCGGACGCAATATTCGCACCGTCCTGATCCCCGAGAAGTTTCCCATGCCCGGCAGGTACGCCAACAGTccgagcacgacgacgaaaaaGTCCATCCTGTTCCAGGGATCGCTCAGGTAGCTCCCCTTCCCCAGCACGAAGCCCATGGCGATGATTTTCAGGATCATCTCCACCACGTATATGCCCGTGAAAACGACCTCGGACATCGACACCGCTTTGCCCCACGAGCTCTCTTCGAACAGCACCTCGTTCGTGTCCATCGCGAGGAAGACGCAGTTGGCGAGAATCAACAGGAGGATGAATTGGTCGAAGTACGGCCCCTTCACCAAGCTGATGGTTGCCGCGCGAATCGGGTTGCGCTTGCCCAGGATGAACAGAGAATAATTGGGGATGCCCTCGCACATTTCATCGTAAGTCTTGGGGCGCCGAGAACCCCGTCTcaccgccatcgtcgccgaccaaCTGCGCGCGGGAGGAAAGGAACAATCGAGTTCGCTCAGTTGTTGCCCGGTGTGGCCAAAAAAGTTGAATGCGTGTCGAACTCGTCGGAATCGTCGCCTGTGACACGCGATgacgatcgcgcggggcgtgtAGACGATCGAAACGAAACCTGGCACACTCAAAAAGtccacgcgacggcgcgcacgcgtccgaaCCGGCTCGCGAGCCGCGTGAGCACGCGCGATTCGCCCGAGAGTCACGGCAAAATCGCGTTTCCGCTCACGGCTAGGCCGTGACTAAGCCGTACTCCCGAATTGCGCGCGACACGCGCTGGGCGACGCGATTCGCGCGGGTCTGGCGGGTCGGAATGACTACTGAGACGTACCTCTAAGGAGCCAACACCCGCTCCCGTCCGCACGACCGCACGGTACCTCCCAGAGGCCGTGTCGGTCTGCCGAAGCTGAG
It includes:
- a CDS encoding predicted protein, with amino-acid sequence MDLKSIKGALKSAAGKASKAAHEAGISAYASAKGAVANAASTATGALRCTREYDLDAPVAASGGPGCLFTVVDATRRCKGGATSKAAAAAAAAADPTTPNSRVSVWLLDKRALTEDGRHSKEEVEQMLQLIRDDASRMLKLRHPGVLRLEQPLEETRTHLALVTEPVFASAADILAKGANLAGKRRERAKSLEQATGGGAVGAAGADSSSGRGPSRGETEGARLAATKLSQLEVKHGAAALAGALRFIHESAGLVLRGLNPGCVVVTSRGDWKIGVGAFAHARGGTDGGNQADFYLGPSGAVNKPLNVGYGSSDSEAFVTGPLPLVPPAGYVAPELVLGAMKGGYVGAGVAEPTGSADVFSLGAIVHELAGNPPLLGEACCASVGGGDVGEGEYRRGLANARFVGGCASVVSRMCAEDPGKRIGSADVTSDAWFANDVGLAALRELDGFIQSDVLSRAAFLQSLQGRWDLFDARVTQYRVLPPLLTELRTPELQPLVLPLILNLAERQTPTDFSEWTLPHLAPLLATATGHTLGTILKSTAAFADRVPSPETFELYVLPAVLRGVAAPEVLVQEEALRQVTAAAHKVTPETLRCTVVPLLHKTAVDTTAAAVRVNALVALGKIAPCFAVPEFDATLDALHRIAANDRAAATVMCVLGVADAMGKVGGVNLIASRCLPLACPLMLAPGLNRAQIGTVSRVLGGMLRRVEEARVATAPPAPPPPKRPPASVEATAASGGIGGIGGGADPFAASGAATDLLRGANANANAGEGTLATRKVGGTPIIRGSTPMRLTPPPGAVPRVSSATEQLTAALSAGDNLETLFTDLGYRPEPPGPMFAGMNVHPGVGAGAGRTGRGAVDAKEFSLL
- the CAV1 gene encoding voltage-gated ion channel superfamily (sodium ion channel) — translated: MCEGIPNYSLFILGKRNPIRAATISLVKGPYFDQFILLLILANCVFLAMDTNEVLFEESSWGKAVSMSEVVFTGIYVVEMILKIIAMGFVLGKGSYLSDPWNRMDFFVVVLGLLAYLPGMGNFSGIRTVRILRPLRTITGVRGMRQLVVTLLRSLPMLLDVLILVFFAFFIFGIVGLQLFMSKTSQRCAILANPASGCALPAAPVWEFQGGEGGDELCSGPSLGSYPNRGDGGEGNSCPAGQYCVTQRKQDLPNFGYSNFDNIAWAWLTIFQCISMEGWTNIMYMVMDTVTTWTWPYFVVLIVFGSFFAVNLALAVLFVYFTGAGTDGEDPDEEKELPLPTQDGEVAVTHKNALQKVCFNIASSTRFEQLTIGLIILNTVVMASDHNRMPKEQQQANEYVNFFLFAYFVVEMIIKLIGFGPRGYAKDQMNLFDGFVVLMSCVEVVVGFISSDNGNNYLSVLRTFRLLRVFKLARSWKQLNDIITTMFKSLAGISYLSLILLLFMYVFALLGMQLFGSDHARHSFDNIFWAFITIFQILTGENWNEVMYDGMRHVSEWTCIYFIVLVVLGNYIILNLFLAILLDNFAAGDNEEGEKGEGKKGSRPSSRANAGSRPGSQGPSIKDEKGNKLKSYNSIAAWKAEDFNPKTSELDKLKAQGVDPKHILYGKHVPALKHRSLYIFGPKNPLRLAIAKVIYHRYFEYFIIGVILISSIILAVDGPAYSKDAPLKTAMDILDIVFLFMFVLEAMMKVIVRGFVAHEGAYLRSAWNVLDFIIVIVGLIAFGIEYSDGSSRDLMAVRALRTFRALRPLRMASRAQGMKVVVNALFSAVPGITNVAFVCLLFYVIFGILGLNLFMGKMYYCADTDDLSTRLVPESMGSTCEPRAYNTHWTNPRDYDFDNIGHSMLSLFEMATLEGWLEIMYHGADTTEVDLQPIRDNNPYYCLFFAFFIIVGSFFVMNLFVGVTIDKFNEMKEKQEKSVFMTDEQQSWVTIQRLLVGIRLKKTANRPLNRMRNFIYDVVTSRSFETLILCLIMANILVMSMTHADMSDEFENVLFLLNCGFAGIFAIEAIMKLIAFKPSGYFRDPWNTFDFMVVSLSVAGIAVTLTTDISATYLSIIRVFRVARIFRLIPKAKGLKKLFQTLLYSLPALANVGSVLFLFFFIFAVLGMNLFGKVRVTGNFLNRYANFETFGYSMLTLFRMATGEAWNGIMHDCMITKQCDLNEDLYTNQCTPHPVGAIIFFCFFCILCAFVMLNLVIAVILDNFQNNSKTSELGVSKEDMMHFTDVWMRLDPRATYYIPAESLPRVIGAMDHPVGTRGLSKREAKTKCMHIIMTVDIPNHDGKIHFLETLHALTGRIAGTELPESEEVKVRDSMVDRLPTFASDKDVPKFTAAHFHAALYVQAAVRGYMQRYRMREKLAQAEKLAQEKREAAVAGK